The proteins below are encoded in one region of Paralysiella testudinis:
- the dxs gene encoding 1-deoxy-D-xylulose-5-phosphate synthase, translating to MNPTPLLDTINLPQDLRRLDKQQLPQLSDELRAFLLDSVCRTGGHFASNLGAVELTVALHYVYHTPEDHLVWDVGHQSYPHKILTGRRARMDSMRQYGGLAGFPKRSESEYDDFGVGHSSTSIGAALGMAVADKLAGNGRRSVAIIGDGAMTAGQAFEALNNAGDMDVDLLVILNDNEMSISPNVGALPKYLASNVVRDVKGLVKSFKQKSEKLLDMLPGALDMAQRVENKIKHMVDDGTQPSLSLFNNFGFSYSGPVDGHDVLKLTEVLQDMRSRKGPQLLHIITKKGQGYKLAENDPVGFHAVGKFDPCQGPAKAAAPAKPTYTQVFGQWLIDQAKADPKLVAITPAMREGSGLVAFEQAFPERYFDVGIAEQHAVTFAAGLACEGAKPVVAIYSTFLQRAYDQLIHDVALQNLPVLFAIDRAGIVGADGPTHAGAYDLSFLRCIPNLVVATPSDEAECRLLLSTCHALNQPAAVRYPRGSGTGAALSGSLDTVAVGKGVLRRQGETVALVAFGSMVAPALQAAEALNASVADMRFVKPLDEDLLLQLAATHDYLVTVEENSIQGGAGSAVLEALAKHGITKPVLLLGIADTVTEHGDPAKLLADLGLNAEGIRTQAEQWLAAQATV from the coding sequence ATGAATCCAACCCCGCTACTGGACACCATCAACCTGCCGCAAGACTTGCGCCGCCTCGATAAGCAGCAGCTGCCGCAGCTAAGCGACGAATTGCGCGCCTTTTTGCTGGATTCGGTTTGCCGCACCGGCGGCCATTTTGCCAGCAACTTGGGCGCGGTGGAGCTCACCGTGGCGCTGCACTATGTTTACCACACCCCCGAAGACCATCTGGTGTGGGATGTAGGCCACCAAAGCTATCCGCACAAAATCCTTACCGGGCGGCGTGCGCGCATGGACAGCATGCGCCAATACGGCGGCTTGGCCGGTTTCCCCAAACGCAGTGAGAGCGAATACGACGACTTCGGCGTAGGCCATTCTTCCACCTCCATCGGCGCGGCCTTGGGCATGGCGGTGGCCGACAAACTGGCGGGCAACGGCCGCCGCAGCGTGGCGATTATCGGCGATGGTGCCATGACTGCCGGGCAGGCATTTGAAGCGCTCAACAACGCCGGTGATATGGACGTCGACTTGCTGGTGATTCTCAACGACAACGAAATGTCGATTTCCCCCAATGTGGGCGCCTTGCCCAAATACCTGGCCAGCAATGTGGTGCGCGATGTGAAAGGGCTGGTGAAGAGCTTTAAGCAAAAGTCGGAAAAGCTGCTCGATATGCTGCCTGGTGCGCTGGACATGGCGCAGCGGGTGGAAAATAAAATCAAACACATGGTCGACGACGGTACACAGCCGTCTTTATCGCTGTTCAACAATTTCGGCTTTAGCTACAGCGGCCCGGTAGACGGCCACGATGTGCTCAAACTCACCGAAGTGCTGCAAGACATGCGCAGCCGCAAAGGGCCGCAGCTGCTGCACATCATCACCAAAAAAGGGCAGGGCTACAAGCTGGCCGAAAACGACCCGGTGGGCTTTCATGCCGTGGGCAAGTTCGACCCGTGCCAAGGCCCGGCCAAAGCCGCCGCGCCCGCCAAGCCCACCTACACCCAAGTGTTCGGCCAATGGCTGATTGATCAGGCCAAAGCCGATCCCAAGCTGGTGGCGATTACCCCCGCCATGCGCGAAGGCAGCGGCTTGGTGGCGTTTGAACAGGCTTTTCCGGAGCGCTATTTCGATGTGGGCATTGCCGAGCAACACGCGGTTACTTTTGCCGCCGGTTTGGCCTGCGAAGGTGCCAAGCCGGTGGTGGCGATTTATTCCACCTTTTTGCAACGCGCCTACGACCAGCTGATTCACGATGTGGCTTTGCAAAACCTGCCAGTGCTGTTTGCCATCGATCGCGCCGGCATTGTGGGTGCCGACGGCCCCACCCACGCCGGAGCTTATGATTTGAGCTTTTTGCGCTGTATTCCCAATTTGGTGGTGGCCACCCCCAGCGACGAAGCCGAATGCCGCCTGCTGTTGTCGACCTGCCACGCCTTAAACCAACCCGCCGCCGTGCGCTATCCGCGCGGCAGCGGCACCGGCGCCGCCCTTTCAGGCAGCCTTGACACCGTGGCGGTGGGCAAAGGTGTGCTGCGGCGCCAAGGCGAAACCGTGGCCTTGGTGGCCTTTGGCAGCATGGTGGCACCGGCACTGCAAGCGGCTGAAGCGCTGAATGCCAGCGTGGCCGATATGCGTTTTGTGAAACCGCTGGACGAAGATTTGCTGCTGCAACTGGCCGCCACCCACGATTATTTGGTTACTGTAGAAGAAAACAGCATCCAAGGCGGCGCCGGCAGCGCGGTGCTGGAAGCCTTGGCCAAGCACGGCATCACCAAGCCGGTGCTGCTGCTGGGCATTGCCGACACCGTCACCGAACACGGCGATCCGGCTAAGCTGCTGGCCGATTTGGGTTTGAACGCCGAAGGCATCCGTACGCAAGCCGAGCAGTGGTTGGCTGCGCAAGCCACGGTTTAA
- a CDS encoding DUF5984 family protein yields the protein MMALFEFELKPVAEISPWGEAPDLSLSWFALTDGQFRINAGSSILFRYTDAILSYWEIAEKDADYQLAAFARDILGCVAPAITPLPKFLHHIADDWIGLRRLQAQSAEHNAYYEAFRWLGERSPWASYLTASPQISFIRQKDNILVGWDNTACLIEGIPVWEAQFGSFTLPVEAFLKECRSFRDRLLDEMYRRINMIEKGETKAQIPLNTHDLYQQHDTWRDEFQGYFEIRNEPDVPWDEAESALDLILKAFPNTTAG from the coding sequence ATGATGGCTTTATTTGAATTTGAGTTAAAACCGGTTGCAGAAATTTCCCCTTGGGGTGAGGCACCTGATTTATCATTGAGCTGGTTTGCGTTAACAGATGGGCAGTTTAGAATCAATGCAGGCTCAAGCATTCTTTTCCGGTATACGGACGCGATTTTATCTTATTGGGAAATTGCTGAAAAAGACGCGGATTATCAGCTGGCCGCATTTGCAAGAGATATTCTGGGCTGTGTTGCTCCGGCAATCACGCCGCTGCCAAAGTTTTTACACCATATCGCCGATGATTGGATCGGCTTACGTAGACTACAAGCGCAATCTGCTGAACATAATGCATATTATGAGGCATTTCGTTGGCTGGGTGAGCGCAGCCCCTGGGCCAGCTACCTAACGGCATCTCCACAAATCAGTTTTATTCGGCAAAAAGATAATATCTTGGTTGGATGGGATAATACGGCGTGTTTGATTGAGGGCATACCGGTATGGGAAGCACAATTCGGGTCATTTACTTTGCCGGTGGAAGCATTTTTAAAAGAATGCCGGTCTTTTCGTGATCGCTTATTGGATGAAATGTATCGTCGGATTAACATGATAGAGAAGGGCGAGACAAAAGCGCAAATCCCGCTGAATACCCATGATTTATACCAACAACACGATACATGGCGAGATGAATTTCAGGGCTATTTTGAAATCCGGAATGAGCCGGATGTTCCTTGGGATGAGGCTGAATCGGCCTTGGATTTGATTTTGAAAGCATTTCCAAATACCACGGCTGGCTGA
- the rlmH gene encoding 23S rRNA (pseudouridine(1915)-N(3))-methyltransferase RlmH produces the protein MNITVLAVGSKMPRWVDEAVAEYAKRFGRDIHYTLKEIKPEKRGAGVNAAQGMAAEEKRIVDAIPAGAYLVVLDERGRAPTSMELAGYLQDWQQQGINVCFVIGGADGMTDALKQKARLMLRLSSLTLPHGMVRVLLTEQLYRAVSILHNHPYHRE, from the coding sequence ATGAACATCACCGTATTGGCCGTGGGCAGCAAAATGCCGCGCTGGGTAGACGAAGCGGTGGCCGAATACGCCAAACGCTTTGGCCGCGATATCCACTACACCCTGAAAGAAATCAAACCGGAAAAACGCGGCGCCGGCGTGAATGCGGCGCAAGGCATGGCCGCCGAAGAAAAGCGCATTGTCGATGCCATTCCGGCAGGCGCGTATTTGGTGGTGCTCGACGAACGCGGCCGCGCGCCCACATCGATGGAGTTGGCAGGCTACCTGCAAGACTGGCAGCAGCAAGGCATCAACGTGTGCTTTGTGATTGGCGGTGCCGACGGCATGACCGACGCGCTCAAACAAAAAGCCCGCCTGATGCTGCGCCTCTCCAGCCTCACCTTACCGCACGGCATGGTGCGCGTGCTGCTTACCGAGCAGCTTTATCGTGCGGTGTCGATATTGCACAACCATCCTTATCACCGTGAATAG
- a CDS encoding DUF1287 domain-containing protein — protein MKTNTIGLFLVLLLVGTPALAEIRPQQLVRDARGQIGVTMSYDPAYRKIAFPMGDVPLSTGVCTDVVIRALRGQGVDLQALVNKDMKTAWAAYPKTWGLQKPDGNIDHRRVPNLEVFFRRHGQSLSLSDKTTFKAGDIVTWRLPQSNLPHIGIVSDKRAADGTPLIIHNIGRGTREENVLFAYPLKGHFRYLK, from the coding sequence ATGAAAACCAACACCATCGGTTTATTTTTGGTGCTGTTATTGGTGGGCACACCGGCCTTGGCCGAAATCCGGCCGCAGCAGCTGGTGCGCGATGCCCGCGGCCAAATCGGCGTGACCATGAGTTATGACCCGGCCTACCGCAAAATCGCTTTTCCCATGGGCGATGTGCCGCTGAGCACCGGCGTGTGCACCGATGTGGTGATTCGCGCCTTGCGCGGGCAAGGCGTGGATTTACAAGCCTTGGTCAACAAAGACATGAAAACCGCGTGGGCGGCGTATCCGAAAACTTGGGGCTTACAAAAGCCGGATGGCAATATCGACCATCGCCGCGTGCCCAATTTGGAGGTGTTTTTCCGCCGTCACGGCCAAAGCCTGTCGTTAAGCGACAAAACCACCTTTAAAGCGGGCGACATCGTTACCTGGCGGCTGCCGCAAAGCAATCTGCCCCACATTGGTATTGTGTCCGACAAACGCGCCGCCGATGGTACGCCTTTGATTATCCACAACATCGGCCGCGGCACGCGAGAAGAAAATGTGTTGTTTGCGTATCCGCTTAAAGGCCATTTCCGCTACTTAAAGTGA
- the rsfS gene encoding ribosome silencing factor: MATDVEKMVAVAVNALEDIKAKDIAVLDTSKKTALFARMIVASGDSTRQVKALTNNVAVDLKAAGFDIISTEGTDSGEWALVDAGDVVVHVMQPAVRDYYDIEALWGGEKPSFHAGAAKPWHAAD, encoded by the coding sequence ATGGCTACTGATGTAGAAAAAATGGTGGCCGTGGCCGTGAATGCGCTGGAAGACATCAAAGCCAAAGACATTGCCGTGCTGGATACCAGCAAAAAAACCGCCTTGTTTGCACGCATGATTGTGGCCAGCGGCGACAGCACCCGCCAAGTGAAAGCGCTCACCAACAATGTGGCGGTGGATTTGAAAGCCGCCGGTTTCGACATCATCAGCACCGAAGGCACCGACAGCGGCGAATGGGCGCTGGTGGATGCAGGCGATGTGGTGGTGCATGTGATGCAGCCGGCCGTGCGCGACTACTACGACATCGAAGCGTTGTGGGGCGGCGAGAAGCCTTCTTTCCACGCCGGTGCCGCCAAACCTTGGCATGCGGCCGATTAA
- the nadD gene encoding nicotinate-nucleotide adenylyltransferase produces the protein MSRIGLFGGTFDPIHNGHVHIARAFADELALDTVVFIPAGEPYHRDAPARTAAAQRLAMVELAIADEPRFAVSDCDVLRKGATYTFDTVQIFRQAFAQAQLWWLLGMDSLLNIHTWHRYQALLDSVNIAVAARGRDSLSQVSPTLHTWLPHALAKAQNSPDGRDGGRLHLLQAPLSPLSATTIRKAYAAGQGAGVAADLPPGVAAYIGEHGLYRS, from the coding sequence ATGTCGCGCATCGGCCTGTTTGGCGGCACTTTCGACCCCATTCACAACGGCCATGTGCACATTGCCCGCGCGTTTGCCGATGAGCTGGCGCTGGACACCGTGGTGTTTATCCCGGCGGGCGAGCCTTACCACCGCGATGCGCCCGCGCGCACGGCGGCTGCACAGCGGCTGGCGATGGTGGAATTGGCGATTGCCGATGAACCGCGCTTTGCCGTATCCGATTGCGATGTGTTGCGCAAAGGGGCAACGTATACTTTTGATACCGTGCAAATTTTCCGCCAGGCTTTTGCGCAGGCGCAATTATGGTGGCTGCTGGGCATGGATTCGCTGCTCAATATTCACACTTGGCATCGTTATCAAGCCTTGCTCGACAGCGTTAATATCGCCGTGGCCGCGCGTGGGCGCGACAGCTTAAGCCAAGTAAGCCCCACTTTGCATACTTGGCTGCCGCATGCGTTGGCCAAAGCGCAAAATAGCCCGGATGGCCGCGACGGTGGGCGACTGCATTTGCTGCAAGCGCCGTTGTCGCCCTTAAGTGCCACCACCATCCGCAAAGCCTATGCGGCAGGGCAGGGCGCTGGCGTGGCGGCCGATTTGCCGCCGGGCGTGGCGGCTTATATTGGCGAACACGGCTTGTATCGTTCATAA
- a CDS encoding beta-class carbonic anhydrase yields MSMMNEILAFNDEFVSSGEYAQFFTNKFPEKQLAILSCMDARILDLLPRALGLKNGDAKLIKNAGAIVSHPWGSVMRSLLVAVFELKVTEIMVIAHHDCGMRGLNSLAMLDKMRDKGISDERIETLRNAGIDLDGWLTGFDNVEDSVRHSVNMVRKHPLMPANIAVHGMVIHPTTGKLTVVVDGHTECAI; encoded by the coding sequence ATGTCGATGATGAATGAAATTCTGGCGTTTAACGACGAATTTGTCAGCTCAGGCGAATACGCGCAGTTTTTCACCAATAAATTCCCCGAAAAACAACTGGCTATTTTGTCGTGTATGGACGCGCGCATTCTGGATTTGCTGCCGCGCGCGCTGGGGCTGAAAAACGGCGATGCCAAGCTGATTAAAAATGCCGGCGCCATTGTGAGCCACCCTTGGGGCTCGGTGATGCGCTCCTTGTTGGTGGCGGTGTTTGAGCTGAAAGTCACCGAAATTATGGTGATTGCGCACCACGATTGCGGTATGCGCGGGCTGAATTCCTTGGCCATGCTCGACAAAATGCGCGACAAAGGCATCAGCGACGAGCGCATCGAAACCTTGCGCAATGCCGGCATCGATTTGGACGGCTGGCTCACCGGCTTTGATAATGTGGAAGACAGCGTGCGCCATTCGGTGAACATGGTGCGCAAGCACCCGCTGATGCCCGCCAATATCGCCGTGCACGGGATGGTGATTCATCCCACCACCGGCAAACTCACCGTGGTGGTAGACGGCCACACCGAGTGCGCGATATGA
- a CDS encoding calcium-binding protein, which produces MAANRYGGALFDHNNNGIRTATGWLGADDGFWVIDRNGDGIINNGSELFGDSTILADGSLAAHGFAALAEFDRNGDGKVNAEDEGFDQLRVWRDLNQDGISQADELFTLEAVGVQSLNLAYQNTRAGLGHGNVLAQSGSYETADGKQAKMGDVNFRFDAMFSRYIDPIELSDEQKQAANLQGLGRLRDLREAAALSDKLAAVLKAYTEADTKEAQQALLSDLIHKWAGTNPLYGTGVNFAAPNIRTDNEGVGLTPGQANGIRETGILHWPKEYIDAIDQTLIKIAALDAFTGLKSSTIYVTSAADILRFHGSAHSAFQSLSDSIYQGLLFQTRLKPYVEAVGFKVENNQFSLDYAPVAAAFGDVFAQNPQKAFVDLGEFLSMQSSLQVWPQGVQLFTEYVDYARQQDTLDAWLNLLGNKAVNALSTQQGGDGDDTLVGIGLLNGRDVLLGGAGDDVLIGGSGNDDLTGGSGNDTYVFARGFGHDVVYNHDTGSNRQDTIAFVGGIGAEDIALERNGNHLRIVLKEGGDSITVNNMFAGDVFTHHIDRITFEDGTVLSLSDITAALIKPTAGNDHLIGYATDDIINGLDGDDVIYGAAGNDILNGGNGNDDLQGGNGNDTLIGGAGDDILYGGDDNDILMGGSGNDKLQGGLGSDTYVFGQGFGQDEIINFNPGKADTDIIEFTEGIQQHHLSFRRHENSLLIKQTGTDNQITVLRYFDGDGDSDFQLTGIRFADGSQIGVEQVKALVQIPTNGDDTLYAYNSGSTLYGGRGNDTLIGADGEDKLIGADGEDKLIGGLGNNTLIGGKGNDILIGSQDKDTYIFNKGDGYDFVDPGTLLFGDVKDHIRFNNVALAEAHFQKHGNNLTITGYHGDDAVVVKDFFRIGGGNIKTIEFSDQTVQAARIGKTLPIEELGNSDSSVLRASIDNATLIGQAHDEHLIGRWGNETLIGGKGNDRLEGSFGDDTYVFGKGDGQDRIYDSGGQNDSLQFKGLAQQDLWFTRQGNHLEISVLGSNDKVTIENQFLWFFGNPNQIETIRLDNGAVLAGPAGAKLSECDGGVCTRPKRQLERAGADAAVCAAIGYGKSILAAKWAYGNFVSAMNV; this is translated from the coding sequence GTGGCTGCCAACCGTTATGGCGGCGCCCTATTTGATCATAATAATAACGGCATCCGCACTGCCACCGGCTGGCTTGGTGCCGATGACGGCTTTTGGGTTATCGACCGCAATGGCGACGGCATCATCAACAACGGCAGCGAACTGTTTGGCGACAGCACCATATTGGCCGACGGCAGTTTGGCCGCACATGGTTTTGCCGCACTGGCCGAATTTGACCGCAATGGCGACGGCAAAGTGAATGCCGAAGATGAAGGCTTTGATCAATTGCGGGTTTGGCGTGATTTAAACCAAGACGGCATCAGCCAGGCAGATGAATTGTTTACACTGGAAGCAGTGGGGGTGCAATCGCTGAATCTGGCCTATCAAAATACCCGCGCCGGCCTAGGGCATGGCAATGTATTGGCGCAAAGCGGCAGCTATGAAACCGCCGATGGCAAGCAAGCCAAAATGGGTGATGTGAATTTTCGCTTTGATGCTATGTTCAGTCGCTATATTGATCCAATTGAGCTGAGCGATGAGCAAAAGCAGGCTGCCAATCTGCAAGGGCTGGGTCGTTTGCGTGATTTGCGCGAGGCGGCGGCGCTATCAGATAAGCTGGCAGCAGTATTGAAAGCCTATACTGAGGCGGATACCAAAGAAGCGCAGCAGGCGCTGTTGTCTGATTTAATCCATAAATGGGCGGGAACCAATCCGCTGTATGGCACCGGTGTGAATTTTGCAGCACCAAATATCCGCACTGATAATGAAGGAGTGGGGCTAACGCCGGGGCAAGCTAATGGAATACGCGAGACCGGCATATTGCATTGGCCGAAAGAATATATTGATGCAATTGATCAAACGCTGATTAAAATTGCGGCACTGGATGCCTTTACCGGCCTGAAATCCAGCACCATCTATGTGACCTCGGCTGCAGATATTTTGCGGTTTCATGGTTCGGCGCACAGCGCATTTCAATCTTTGTCCGACAGTATTTACCAAGGCCTGTTGTTTCAAACCCGCTTAAAGCCCTATGTAGAAGCGGTGGGCTTTAAGGTTGAAAACAATCAGTTCAGTTTAGACTACGCTCCCGTTGCCGCTGCCTTTGGTGATGTATTTGCCCAAAATCCACAAAAGGCCTTTGTAGATTTGGGCGAATTTTTATCCATGCAAAGCAGCTTACAGGTTTGGCCGCAAGGTGTGCAATTGTTTACCGAATATGTGGATTATGCCCGCCAACAAGACACATTGGATGCCTGGTTGAATTTATTGGGCAATAAGGCGGTTAATGCCTTAAGCACCCAGCAGGGCGGTGATGGCGATGATACTTTGGTGGGTATCGGCCTGTTAAACGGGCGCGATGTGTTGCTGGGCGGTGCCGGTGATGATGTATTGATTGGCGGCAGCGGCAATGACGATTTGACTGGCGGCAGCGGCAACGATACCTATGTGTTTGCGCGCGGCTTTGGCCATGATGTGGTTTACAACCACGATACCGGCAGCAATCGCCAAGACACCATTGCTTTTGTGGGCGGCATCGGTGCAGAAGACATAGCGCTGGAACGCAACGGTAATCATCTGCGCATTGTGCTGAAAGAAGGTGGCGACAGTATTACCGTAAACAATATGTTTGCGGGCGATGTGTTTACTCATCATATCGACCGTATTACCTTTGAAGACGGCACAGTGTTGTCCTTATCCGATATTACTGCAGCATTGATTAAGCCTACGGCAGGCAATGATCATTTAATCGGCTACGCCACCGACGACATCATCAACGGCCTGGATGGCGATGATGTGATTTACGGAGCCGCCGGCAACGATATTTTAAACGGTGGCAACGGCAACGACGATTTGCAGGGCGGCAATGGTAACGACACCCTGATTGGCGGAGCCGGGGATGATATCCTCTATGGTGGTGATGACAACGATATTTTGATGGGCGGCAGCGGTAACGACAAACTGCAAGGCGGCTTGGGGTCGGATACTTATGTTTTCGGTCAAGGTTTTGGCCAGGATGAAATAATAAACTTCAACCCCGGTAAAGCCGATACCGATATCATTGAATTTACCGAAGGCATTCAGCAGCATCACTTAAGCTTCCGCCGCCATGAAAACAGCTTGTTGATTAAACAGACTGGCACCGACAACCAAATTACCGTATTGCGTTATTTTGATGGCGATGGTGATAGCGATTTCCAGCTTACCGGCATCCGCTTTGCCGACGGCAGTCAAATCGGTGTTGAACAGGTTAAAGCCTTGGTACAAATCCCCACCAATGGCGACGACACCCTCTACGCCTACAACAGCGGCAGCACCCTTTATGGCGGTCGCGGCAACGACACCTTGATTGGCGCAGACGGCGAAGACAAATTGATTGGCGCAGACGGCGAAGACAAATTGATTGGCGGCTTGGGCAACAACACCTTAATCGGCGGCAAAGGCAACGACATCTTGATTGGCTCGCAAGACAAAGACACCTATATTTTCAACAAAGGCGACGGCTACGACTTTGTTGATCCCGGCACTTTATTGTTTGGCGATGTAAAAGACCACATCCGCTTTAACAACGTGGCTTTGGCCGAAGCCCATTTCCAAAAACACGGCAACAACCTCACCATCACCGGCTACCACGGTGATGATGCCGTGGTGGTAAAAGACTTCTTCCGCATCGGTGGCGGCAATATCAAAACCATCGAATTCAGCGACCAAACCGTTCAGGCAGCCCGAATCGGCAAAACCCTGCCCATAGAAGAGTTGGGCAATAGCGACAGCAGCGTATTGCGCGCCAGCATCGACAACGCCACCCTAATCGGCCAAGCCCACGATGAACACCTGATTGGCCGCTGGGGCAACGAAACCCTGATTGGCGGCAAAGGCAACGACCGTTTGGAAGGCAGCTTTGGCGACGACACCTATGTGTTTGGCAAAGGCGATGGCCAAGACCGCATTTACGACAGCGGTGGCCAAAACGACAGCTTGCAGTTCAAAGGATTGGCACAGCAAGATTTATGGTTTACCCGCCAAGGCAATCATCTGGAGATTTCCGTGTTGGGCAGCAATGATAAAGTCACCATTGAAAACCAATTTTTATGGTTCTTCGGCAACCCCAACCAAATTGAAACCATCCGTTTGGACAACGGCGCGGTGTTGGCGGGCCCAGCAGGTGCAAAACTTAGTGAATGCGATGGCGGCGTTTGCACCCGGCCAAAACGACAGCTTGAGCGTGCCGGAGCAGATGCAGCAGTATGCGCAGCAATTGGGTACGGAAAATCAATATTGGCCGCAAAATGGGCATACGGGAATTTTGTAAGCGCTATGAATGTATAA
- a CDS encoding IS5 family transposase, with protein sequence MPRTLLKDEHWTKLLPILRDLGIYSKPNLRRILEGILYRIRTGIPWRDLPEYFGKYHTVYTAYNRWSEKGIFTAILKQLSQESDLEWVAIDGSYIRAHQHCAAALSTQEDHAIGMSRGGRTSKIHLAVDAAGNPVEVIVTAGNIHDVTVAPELLDNINLAETELVNADKGYDSDRLREQIEQSGAKANIPYKSNREEKNKDMDWYLYKIRHLVENAFCRLKHFRAIASRYDKLKRNFHSTVLLGCIVMWLPL encoded by the coding sequence ATGCCCCGTACACTACTCAAAGATGAACATTGGACGAAGCTGTTACCTATTCTGCGTGATTTGGGTATTTATAGCAAACCCAATTTGCGCAGAATTCTTGAAGGCATACTTTACAGAATAAGAACCGGCATACCGTGGCGGGATTTGCCCGAGTATTTCGGCAAGTATCATACTGTTTATACCGCTTATAACCGTTGGTCAGAAAAAGGCATTTTTACTGCAATCTTGAAACAGCTCAGCCAAGAGAGTGACTTGGAGTGGGTAGCCATAGACGGCAGTTATATCCGTGCTCACCAACACTGCGCCGCAGCGCTCAGTACGCAAGAGGATCACGCAATCGGTATGAGCCGAGGCGGCAGAACCAGCAAGATTCATCTGGCTGTAGATGCTGCAGGCAATCCGGTTGAGGTTATCGTTACTGCGGGCAATATCCATGATGTCACCGTTGCACCGGAGCTGCTTGACAACATCAACCTTGCCGAAACTGAGTTGGTTAATGCGGACAAAGGTTACGATTCAGACCGGCTCAGGGAGCAAATAGAGCAAAGCGGTGCGAAAGCCAATATTCCCTATAAAAGCAATAGGGAAGAGAAAAATAAAGACATGGACTGGTATTTATATAAAATCAGGCATTTGGTAGAGAATGCCTTTTGCCGTTTGAAACATTTCCGAGCGATTGCCAGCCGTTACGATAAGCTCAAACGCAACTTCCACAGTACGGTTTTATTGGGGTGCATTGTGATGTGGTTACCTTTATGA
- a CDS encoding NCS2 family permease, whose protein sequence is MNNAAATSFLDKFFKISENGSSVRTEVLAGLTTFLTMSYIIVVNPSILSEAGMEYGAVFVATCIAAAIGCMMMGLIANYPIALAPGMGLNAYFTYAVVKGMGVPWQVALGAVFVSGLLFVALSFMKIREAIVNALPMSLKMSITAGIGLFLALIALKNAGIVVANPATYVGLGDVREPAALLAFVGFFMIVVLDYYRVRGAIIISILAVTLISAALGMSQFHGIVGAMPSLAPTFMQMDFKDLFTAGMVGVIFVFFFVDLFDSTGTLVGVSHRAGLLVNGKLPRLKKALFADSTAIVAGAALGTSSTTAYIESASGVSAGGRTGLTAVVVGVLFIACLWFSPLAASVPAYATAPALLYVGVLMIRGLAEIDWNDITEAAPAFLTAVFMPFSFSIADGIAMGFISYAVIKLACGKAKDVPYMVWIIAVLWALKFAIMGA, encoded by the coding sequence ATGAACAATGCGGCGGCAACGTCCTTTCTGGACAAGTTTTTTAAAATCAGCGAAAACGGCAGCAGTGTGCGCACCGAAGTGCTGGCGGGGCTCACCACTTTTCTCACCATGAGCTACATTATTGTGGTGAACCCCAGCATTTTGTCGGAAGCGGGCATGGAATACGGTGCGGTGTTTGTGGCCACCTGTATTGCGGCGGCCATCGGCTGCATGATGATGGGGCTGATTGCCAACTACCCGATTGCACTGGCGCCGGGCATGGGTTTGAATGCCTATTTCACCTATGCGGTGGTCAAAGGCATGGGCGTGCCGTGGCAAGTGGCCTTGGGCGCGGTGTTTGTGTCCGGCTTGCTGTTTGTGGCGCTGAGCTTTATGAAAATCCGCGAGGCCATTGTGAATGCCTTGCCGATGTCGCTAAAGATGTCGATTACCGCCGGTATCGGCCTGTTTTTGGCGCTGATTGCGTTGAAAAACGCCGGTATTGTAGTAGCCAATCCGGCCACTTATGTGGGGCTGGGCGATGTGCGCGAGCCGGCGGCCTTGCTGGCATTTGTGGGCTTTTTTATGATTGTGGTGTTGGATTACTACCGTGTGCGCGGCGCCATCATCATCAGTATTCTGGCGGTCACGCTGATTTCGGCGGCGCTGGGCATGAGCCAATTTCACGGCATTGTCGGCGCCATGCCTTCGCTGGCGCCCACTTTTATGCAGATGGATTTTAAAGACCTGTTCACCGCCGGTATGGTGGGGGTGATTTTTGTGTTTTTCTTTGTCGACCTGTTCGACAGCACCGGCACCTTGGTGGGCGTGTCGCACCGTGCCGGTTTGTTGGTCAACGGCAAATTGCCGCGCCTGAAAAAAGCCCTGTTTGCCGACTCCACCGCCATCGTGGCCGGTGCTGCCTTGGGCACTTCGTCTACCACCGCCTATATCGAATCCGCTTCCGGCGTGTCTGCGGGTGGGCGCACCGGTTTAACCGCCGTGGTGGTGGGCGTGTTGTTTATCGCCTGCTTGTGGTTTTCGCCGCTGGCCGCCAGCGTACCGGCCTATGCCACCGCCCCGGCGCTGCTGTATGTGGGCGTGTTGATGATTCGCGGCTTGGCCGAAATCGATTGGAACGACATCACCGAAGCCGCCCCGGCTTTTCTTACCGCCGTGTTTATGCCGTTTAGCTTCTCCATCGCCGATGGGATTGCCATGGGCTTTATCAGCTATGCAGTGATTAAGCTGGCTTGCGGCAAGGCCAAAGACGTGCCGTATATGGTGTGGATTATTGCCGTATTGTGGGCGCTGAAATTTGCCATTATGGGCGCATAA